The following are encoded in a window of Methanobrevibacter ruminantium M1 genomic DNA:
- a CDS encoding nucleotide exchange factor GrpE: MSKSSDDSSSDNEESSSDKEESSKDDEKDKELAKLNEDLEKKDEEIGELKSHIQRLQADFDNFRKQNDKQKQDLIRFANEGLIVKFLDVYEDMERALENSKTEEELREGLELIYSKMKGTLEKEGVEEIPAVGEKFDPFKHEALLTVDSPDHENNEIVDELMKGYTLKGKVIKYSKVRVCKKAKKAEINKAEEAKDDEDKKEE; this comes from the coding sequence ATTTCAAAATCTTCAGATGATTCCTCTAGTGACAATGAAGAATCCTCTAGCGATAAAGAGGAATCTTCTAAGGATGACGAAAAAGACAAGGAATTAGCTAAATTAAATGAAGACCTTGAAAAGAAAGATGAAGAAATAGGAGAACTTAAATCCCATATCCAACGTCTTCAAGCAGATTTCGACAATTTCAGAAAACAGAACGACAAGCAAAAGCAAGACCTAATCCGCTTTGCAAACGAAGGTCTTATCGTAAAGTTCCTGGATGTCTATGAAGATATGGAAAGGGCTCTTGAAAATTCAAAGACTGAAGAAGAACTTAGAGAAGGTTTAGAATTAATTTATTCTAAGATGAAAGGCACTTTAGAAAAGGAAGGAGTCGAAGAAATCCCTGCAGTTGGAGAGAAATTCGATCCATTCAAGCACGAAGCATTGCTTACTGTTGACAGTCCAGATCATGAAAACAACGAAATCGTTGATGAGCTCATGAAAGGATACACTCTCAAGGGTAAAGTGATTAAATATTCTAAAGTAAGAGTTTGTAAAAAAGCAAAAAAAGCTGAAATAAATAAAGCTGAAGAAGCAAAAGATGATGAGGATAAAAAAGAAGAATAA
- the dnaK gene encoding molecular chaperone DnaK, with the protein MADAKKEKIIGIDLGTSNSAASVLVGGKPTVIPSAEGASQYGKAFPSYVAFTEDGQQLVGEPARRQAVTNPENTISAIKRKMGTDYKVTIQGKQYTPQEISAKILQKIKKDAESFLGEPVEKAVITVPAYFDDNQRTATKDAGTIAGLDVVRLVNEPTAASLAYGIDKQDDDDDVNILVFDLGGGTLDVTIMEFGGGVFEVQSTSGDTQLGGTDMDNAIMKYLADEFKAETGIDLMNDDQAVQRLREAAEKAKIELSTTLTSEVNLPFISMGADGKPHNLINNLTRAKLEELVDPIVNKCGQPIKQALDDAKMTKNDINKIILVGGPTRMPVVQKFVENYIGKPVERGIDPMECVAMGAAIQGGVLAGEIKDLVLLDVTPLSLGIETLGGVSTTLIERNTTIPAKKSQIFSTAADNQPSVDIHVVQGERKMAADNTTLGRFQLVGIPPAPRGMPQIEVTFDIDANGIINVTAQDKGTGKEQSITITSSTKLSDEEIEKAVKEAEMNAEADKKKQEEIEVRNNADSMIYTAEKTINEEEIKDKVSDEERTNIERLVAELRELISGDDIPAIKDKTDELTKVVQDIGARIYQEAAAAQQAAQGAAGGAGPDPSAGPSNDDDDGTIDAEFEEKD; encoded by the coding sequence ATGGCTGATGCTAAAAAAGAAAAAATCATTGGAATTGACTTAGGAACCAGTAACTCTGCTGCATCCGTACTTGTCGGTGGTAAACCTACCGTTATCCCAAGTGCAGAAGGTGCAAGCCAATACGGTAAGGCATTTCCAAGTTATGTCGCATTTACTGAAGACGGACAACAATTAGTCGGTGAACCTGCAAGAAGACAAGCAGTAACCAACCCTGAAAACACAATCAGTGCAATCAAAAGAAAAATGGGTACCGACTACAAAGTAACTATCCAAGGAAAACAATACACTCCTCAGGAAATCTCTGCAAAGATCTTGCAAAAAATCAAAAAAGATGCAGAATCCTTCTTAGGAGAACCTGTAGAAAAAGCTGTAATCACTGTACCAGCTTACTTTGACGATAACCAAAGAACTGCAACCAAAGACGCAGGTACCATTGCAGGCCTTGATGTAGTAAGACTCGTAAACGAACCTACCGCAGCAAGCCTTGCATACGGAATTGACAAACAGGATGACGACGATGACGTAAACATCCTTGTATTCGACTTAGGTGGAGGTACCTTAGACGTAACCATCATGGAATTCGGTGGAGGAGTATTTGAAGTGCAATCCACCAGCGGTGACACCCAACTCGGTGGTACCGACATGGACAATGCAATCATGAAATACTTGGCAGATGAGTTCAAGGCTGAAACCGGAATCGACTTAATGAACGATGATCAAGCAGTTCAAAGATTAAGAGAAGCAGCTGAAAAAGCTAAAATCGAATTATCCACAACCTTAACCAGTGAAGTAAACTTGCCTTTCATCAGCATGGGTGCAGACGGCAAGCCACACAACCTTATCAACAACTTAACCAGAGCAAAATTAGAAGAGTTAGTGGATCCTATAGTAAACAAATGTGGTCAACCAATCAAACAAGCATTAGACGATGCTAAAATGACCAAAAATGACATTAACAAAATCATCCTTGTAGGTGGACCTACCAGAATGCCAGTTGTACAAAAATTCGTAGAAAACTACATAGGCAAACCTGTAGAAAGAGGAATCGACCCAATGGAATGTGTAGCAATGGGTGCAGCTATCCAAGGTGGAGTACTCGCTGGAGAAATCAAAGACTTAGTTCTCTTAGACGTTACCCCATTATCCTTAGGTATTGAAACCTTAGGTGGAGTATCCACTACCCTCATTGAAAGAAACACTACAATTCCAGCTAAAAAGTCTCAAATCTTCTCAACTGCAGCTGACAACCAGCCTTCCGTAGATATTCACGTAGTCCAAGGTGAAAGAAAGATGGCAGCGGACAACACCACACTTGGAAGATTCCAATTAGTGGGAATCCCACCTGCACCAAGAGGAATGCCTCAAATTGAAGTAACCTTCGACATTGACGCAAACGGTATCATAAACGTAACCGCTCAAGACAAGGGAACTGGAAAAGAACAATCAATCACAATCACTTCCTCTACAAAACTCTCAGATGAAGAGATTGAAAAAGCTGTAAAAGAAGCAGAAATGAATGCTGAAGCAGACAAAAAGAAACAAGAGGAAATCGAAGTTAGAAACAATGCAGATTCAATGATCTACACTGCAGAAAAGACCATCAATGAGGAAGAAATCAAAGACAAAGTCTCAGATGAGGAAAGAACTAACATCGAAAGATTGGTAGCTGAACTTAGAGAATTAATCAGCGGTGACGACATACCTGCAATCAAAGATAAGACAGATGAACTCACTAAAGTCGTTCAAGACATCGGTGCAAGAATCTATCAGGAAGCTGCTGCAGCCCAACAAGCAGCACAAGGTGCAGCTGGAGGAGCAGGCCCTGACCCAAGTGCAGGACCTTCAAACGATGATGATGACGGCACAATCGATGCTGAATTCGAAGAAAAAGACTAA
- a CDS encoding aminotransferase class I/II-fold pyridoxal phosphate-dependent enzyme — protein MNPNLEMKLKEELEELKNNNLNRTIDDLRFISSTKAIDKDGKEFLVFGTNNYLGLTHQPDVINASKKASTYGTGSTGSRLTTGASFEARELEENLSKFKSTESTLIFNTGYMANLGIIYTLTKEDDIIFSDQLNHASIIDGTRISKAKVRVYKHKDTKDLENLIQTEIKELKEKNINSSNFFIVTDGVFSMDGDIAPLPELVEIANKYNCCLIIDDAHATGVIGKTGKGTVEYYKDKTGIDLTESVDLQIGTLSKALASEGGFVCGKKTYIDYLINKSRPFIFSTALSPSTIASANAALNLLKKNSNEYLTKLQNNTKLMRNLLKEGGLNVIDGETPIIPIIIGPADLTNKFSKELEKEGILVSAIRPPSVPKGESRLRLTVIATHTKEEITFTAKTIIKIWNDLKKKLEYENH, from the coding sequence ATGAATCCAAATCTTGAAATGAAACTAAAGGAAGAGTTAGAAGAGCTTAAAAACAATAATCTAAATAGAACCATAGATGACTTAAGATTTATAAGCTCTACAAAGGCCATAGATAAAGATGGCAAGGAATTTCTAGTATTTGGAACTAACAACTATCTTGGATTGACTCACCAACCAGATGTTATAAATGCATCTAAAAAAGCCAGCACATATGGAACTGGCTCCACAGGTTCAAGACTCACAACAGGAGCATCATTTGAAGCAAGAGAGCTAGAAGAAAACCTATCCAAATTCAAATCAACCGAATCAACTCTTATATTTAACACCGGATATATGGCCAATCTAGGAATTATCTACACACTAACAAAGGAAGATGACATTATATTCAGTGACCAACTAAACCATGCAAGCATAATAGATGGAACAAGAATATCTAAGGCTAAAGTCAGAGTCTATAAACATAAAGACACCAAAGATTTGGAAAACCTAATTCAAACTGAAATAAAAGAATTAAAAGAAAAAAACATAAACTCATCCAATTTCTTCATTGTAACAGATGGAGTATTCAGCATGGATGGTGACATAGCACCTCTTCCAGAGCTTGTAGAAATAGCAAACAAGTACAACTGCTGCCTTATCATTGATGATGCCCATGCAACTGGAGTCATTGGAAAAACAGGCAAAGGAACAGTTGAATATTACAAGGATAAAACTGGAATAGATTTAACAGAATCTGTTGATTTGCAGATAGGCACCTTAAGCAAGGCCCTTGCATCAGAAGGAGGATTTGTATGTGGAAAGAAGACCTACATAGACTATCTCATAAACAAATCAAGACCATTCATATTCTCTACAGCACTTTCCCCATCTACAATAGCAAGTGCCAACGCTGCATTAAATCTATTGAAGAAAAATAGCAATGAATATTTAACTAAACTTCAAAATAATACAAAACTTATGAGAAATCTGCTAAAAGAGGGCGGATTGAATGTGATTGATGGAGAAACACCAATCATTCCAATTATCATAGGCCCTGCAGACTTAACAAACAAGTTTTCAAAGGAATTAGAAAAAGAAGGAATCTTAGTCTCTGCAATAAGACCGCCATCAGTACCTAAAGGAGAAAGCAGATTAAGATTAACTGTTATAGCCACACATACAAAAGAAGAAATCACTTTTACAG
- the dnaJ gene encoding molecular chaperone DnaJ translates to MAEKRDYYEVLGVDRTADEKEIKKAYRKLARKYHPDVAEEDKKEEATEKFKEISEAYAVLSDEEKRQRYDQFGHAGMDGFSNEDIFRNVNFEDIFQGFGGGGGFEDIFDILFGGSSRSRHYNAGPRRGGDIYTETTITLEEAASGVEKDIKIRHDVLCPECGGSRAEPGSEVETCPVCGGTGQRKQIRQSLFGQVMNVVQCGECKGTGKIIKEPCHNCKGKGTVKEDKTISVKIPAGVETGNRLRVSGEGHAGDLGGGNGDLYVEINVKPHKDFERDGANLYYEKQISFVQASLGDTVDIPTIDGAVELKIPAGTQSGTVFRLKEKGMPQMRRSTKGNLYVTITVVVPQKLNKEQQKLLRKFAQISGDEISVYKKGIFDKVRDAINNP, encoded by the coding sequence TTGGCAGAGAAGCGTGACTATTATGAAGTTCTTGGAGTAGATAGAACTGCTGACGAAAAGGAAATCAAAAAAGCTTACCGTAAATTAGCAAGAAAATACCATCCGGATGTAGCTGAAGAAGACAAGAAGGAAGAAGCTACCGAAAAATTCAAAGAGATAAGTGAAGCTTACGCAGTTTTATCCGACGAAGAGAAAAGACAAAGATATGACCAATTTGGACATGCAGGTATGGATGGCTTCTCTAATGAAGACATATTTAGAAACGTTAACTTTGAAGACATCTTCCAAGGCTTCGGCGGTGGCGGAGGCTTTGAAGACATTTTCGATATTCTATTCGGCGGAAGCAGCAGATCTCGCCATTATAATGCAGGACCTCGCAGAGGCGGCGACATCTACACTGAAACAACAATCACTTTAGAGGAAGCTGCAAGCGGCGTTGAAAAGGACATCAAAATAAGACATGATGTCTTATGTCCTGAATGTGGAGGTAGCAGAGCAGAACCTGGATCTGAAGTTGAGACATGTCCCGTCTGTGGAGGAACCGGTCAAAGAAAGCAAATCAGACAAAGCCTATTCGGACAAGTAATGAATGTTGTCCAGTGTGGCGAATGTAAGGGAACCGGTAAAATAATCAAGGAGCCATGTCACAACTGTAAAGGAAAAGGAACTGTCAAGGAAGACAAGACCATCAGCGTTAAAATCCCAGCAGGAGTTGAAACAGGCAACCGTTTAAGAGTTTCAGGAGAAGGCCATGCTGGAGATCTTGGAGGAGGAAACGGAGATCTCTATGTAGAGATTAATGTAAAACCACATAAAGATTTCGAAAGAGATGGCGCAAACCTCTACTATGAAAAGCAAATCAGCTTTGTTCAAGCAAGCCTTGGTGACACTGTAGACATCCCAACCATAGATGGGGCAGTGGAACTCAAAATCCCAGCAGGTACCCAAAGCGGAACTGTTTTCAGATTAAAGGAAAAAGGTATGCCTCAAATGAGAAGAAGCACCAAAGGAAACCTTTATGTTACAATAACTGTCGTAGTTCCTCAAAAGCTTAATAAAGAACAGCAAAAGCTTTTAAGAAAATTCGCACAAATAAGCGGAGATGAAATCTCTGTCTATAAAAAAGGAATTTTTGATAAAGTAAGGGATGCTATAAACAACCCTTAG
- a CDS encoding 6-carboxyhexanoate--CoA ligase, translated as MMYSIKMRSAKGGPHEEGGKHISGAERILREDEIEEELINVYRRAITHEKGKPDFINLKIEAIDEDKILYKKRLNIIQHKVSSKEEGLKLAKELLIKNTVSEEAAKEGISSIQKLKESIHGAMLLDKDSGKRIDDKGIKGVRVTGIASADIKKYKESLKRDGREGLHLEEALILASKIASCKAIVAELCWSDDPSYVIGYVGTKENYHRIPILKDKGNPVGGRVFFVDTSQLNDNYTLEDLIDYLEKQIVLIE; from the coding sequence ATGATGTATAGTATAAAAATGCGTTCAGCTAAAGGAGGGCCTCATGAAGAGGGTGGAAAACACATATCAGGTGCAGAACGTATTTTAAGAGAAGATGAAATAGAAGAAGAGCTAATAAATGTCTATAGAAGAGCTATCACACACGAAAAGGGAAAGCCAGACTTTATCAACCTCAAGATAGAAGCCATAGACGAAGACAAGATACTCTATAAGAAGAGGCTAAATATAATTCAGCACAAAGTAAGCTCAAAGGAAGAGGGATTAAAGCTAGCAAAAGAACTTCTTATAAAAAACACTGTAAGCGAAGAGGCAGCTAAAGAAGGCATATCAAGCATACAAAAGCTCAAGGAAAGCATCCATGGAGCCATGCTACTTGACAAGGACAGCGGAAAAAGAATTGATGATAAAGGAATTAAAGGAGTCCGAGTTACAGGAATAGCCAGTGCAGACATAAAGAAATATAAAGAATCCCTTAAAAGGGACGGCAGGGAAGGACTGCATCTTGAAGAGGCACTAATCCTTGCTTCAAAGATAGCAAGCTGTAAGGCAATAGTTGCCGAACTTTGCTGGTCAGATGATCCAAGCTATGTGATTGGATATGTTGGCACAAAAGAAAACTATCATCGCATCCCTATCCTAAAAGATAAGGGAAATCCAGTAGGGGGAAGGGTTTTCTTTGTTGATACAAGCCAATTAAATGACAATTACACCTTAGAGGACTTAATAGATTATCTAGAAAAACAAATAGTCTTAATCGAATAA
- a CDS encoding ArsR/SmtB family transcription factor, protein MENEGQNQQNLNDVDMEAILDVMGCKTRRDIMDLLREEPRFVSEISQELQIGQKAIIEHLRAMEDIGILTSSTKKVVRGRPRKYYDMPNDVNVNITITKNTFNVAISQDMLNANHVPQLPSGDEWSKLLDIEKRIDQGHTEAIEELKSQIRLYDNLKERAEYILERTYNKY, encoded by the coding sequence ATGGAAAATGAAGGGCAGAATCAACAAAATCTAAATGATGTTGATATGGAAGCTATTCTTGATGTTATGGGATGTAAGACTAGACGTGACATCATGGATCTCTTAAGGGAAGAGCCAAGATTTGTTAGTGAAATATCTCAAGAGCTCCAAATAGGACAGAAAGCTATTATTGAACATTTAAGGGCTATGGAAGATATTGGTATTTTAACTTCTTCAACCAAAAAGGTAGTGAGGGGCCGTCCTAGAAAGTATTATGACATGCCTAATGATGTGAATGTGAATATTACAATTACCAAAAATACATTTAATGTGGCTATCTCTCAGGATATGTTAAATGCCAATCACGTTCCTCAATTGCCTTCAGGTGATGAATGGTCTAAGTTGTTGGACATTGAAAAGAGAATTGATCAAGGTCATACTGAGGCGATTGAAGAGTTGAAAAGTCAGATACGTTTGTATGACAACCTAAAAGAAAGAGCAGAATACATTTTAGAAAGGACTTATAATAAGTATTAG